A portion of the Tamandua tetradactyla isolate mTamTet1 chromosome 16, mTamTet1.pri, whole genome shotgun sequence genome contains these proteins:
- the ZNF544 gene encoding zinc finger protein 544 isoform X1: protein METHLWRVPSQAPVTFEDVAVTFTLEEWGQLEPTQRTLYWEVTLETFEHLVSVGFLLSKPDVISKPEQEEYLKMVQQGLPQGEGRSPDYCTTVEKKESASEEDFAGEELSHGLEIKHCAWEEDSSSVSLGEVQDWRDHLGKHQQSLGQMVLTSDSLFAQGKHLTHEFGRNHSLNLSLLPQTLSTTTHFHKLDSQVKRLKQSSVFIDHQKVWINQKPCENLQNTKAFCQGIYLNKLAKSEAKNKPYEYTIGGESFNYDTSLHFHNGIFSVETSNECKEYGNLFNHSMSLSEHEPMRFGESHYASDECGNAFSESSCLVEMVESNPGETSFRCEEGPDIFHGTLSFPHYNVIQTGKKAFSCNQCGKSFRCTSKLVVHQRTHTGEKPYECIHCGKSFSQSYDLIVHQRTHTGEKPYECNQCEKSFTQSSKLIRHQRTHTGEKPYKCHECGKSFRWNSNLIVHQRIHTGEKPYECAHCGKSFSQSSAFVEHIKTHTGEKPYECNQCGKSFIQSSQLTRHLQVHTGEKPYKCNQCEKAFTWSSHLATHQRTHTGEKPFECNQCGKAFTVNSHLRSHQRIHSGQKPYECNECGKYFRQRSQLVVHQRTHTGEKPYKCSHCGRAFSQRYALIVHQRTHTGEKPYQCNMCGKAFSQRSPLVEHQRTHTRVKPYECIDCGRAFKDHSALTKHEKTHTGEKPYECNHCKKVFSQPCQLTWHQRLHTRERCDKWGKAFSYNASLIQPEKTHDKETP, encoded by the exons ATGGAAACTCACCTTTGGCGGGTCccatcccag GCACCTGTGACATTTGAGGATGTGGCTGTGACCTTCACCCTGGAGGAATGGGGGCAGCTGGAGCCCACCCAGAGGACCCTGTACTGGGAAGTGACTCTGGAGACCTTTGAGCACCTGGTCTCTGTGG GGTTTCTGCTTTCCAAACCTGATGTGATCTCCAAGCCGGAGCAAGAAGAATACCTGAAGATGGTGCAGCAGGGACTTCCCCAGGGTGAGGGCAGGAGTCCAG ACTACTGTACCACAGTTGAAAAGAAAGAGTCAGCTTCCGAAGAGGACTTTGCTGGGGAAGAGTTGTCCCACGGCTTGGAGATAAAACACTGTGCATGGGAAGAGGATTCATCGTCTGTATCATTAGGAGAGGTGCAGGATTGGAGGGACCACCTGGGGAAGCACCAGCAGTCTTTGGGTCAAATGGTACTCACCTCAGACAGTCTGTTTGCTCAAGGAAAACATCTTACGCATGAATTTGGGAGAAATCATAGTCTGAATTTAAGCCTTCTACCTCAGACATTATCTACAACAACACATTTCCATAAGCTAGATTCACAAGTTAAAAGGCTGAAACAGAGTTCGGTTTTCATTGATCATCAGAAAGTCTGGATAAATCAGAAGCCCTGTGAAAATCTTCAGAATACTAAAGCGTTCTGTCAGGGCATTTACTTGAATAAACTTGCAAAATCTGAAGCGAAAAATAAGCCTTATGAATATACTATCGGTGGTGAGTCTTTCAACTATGATACCTCCCTTCATTTTCATAATGGAATTTTTTCAGTGGAGACTAGTAATGAATGTAAGGAATATGGAAACCTCTTTAACCATAGCATGTCTCTcagtgaacatgagccaatgcgTTTTGGAGAAAGTCATTATGCTTCTGATGAATGCGGGAATGCCTTTTCTGAGAGTTCGTGCCTTGTAGAAATGGTAGAAAGCAATCCTGGAGAGACATCATTCAGATGTGAGGAGGGCCCTGACATCTTCCACGGCACCTTATCTTTTCCTCACTATAATGTCATTCAGACCGGAAAGAAGGCATTTTCATGTAATCAGTGTGGAAAGTCTTTCAGATGTACCTCTAAGCTCGTTGTACATCAGAggactcacactggagaaaagccCTATGAATGCATTCATTGTGGGAAATCTTTCAGCCAGAGCTATGACCTTATTGTACATCagagaactcatactggagagaaaccttatgaatgtaacCAATGTGAGAAGTCCTTCACCCAGAGTTCCAAACTTATTAGGCATCAGCGAACTCACACAGGAGAAAAACCATATAAATGTCATGAATGTGGAAAATCCTTCCGGTGGAACTCTAATCTTATTGTACATcaaagaattcatactggagagaagccGTATGAGTGTGCTCATTGTGGAAAGTCCTTCAGCCAAAGCTCTGCCTTTGTTGAACATATAAagactcacactggagagaaaccctatgaatgtaaccAGTGTGGGAAATCCTTTATTCAGAGCAGTCAGCTTACAAGGCATCTGCaagttcacactggagagaagccatatAAATGCAATCAGTGTGAAAAAGCCTTCACTTGGAGCTCTCACCTTGCTACTCATCagagaactcatactggagagaaaccttttgAATGTAATcagtgtgggaaagctttcactgTGAACTCTCACCTTCGTTCACATCAGAGAATTCATTCTGgacagaaaccatatgaatgcaaTGAATGTGGGAAATACTTCAGACAGCGATCTCAGCTTGTTGTGCATCAGCGAACTCACACTGGTGAGAAACCTTACAAATGCAGTCATTGTGGAAGAGCTTTCAGCCAGAGGTATGCCCTCATTGTGCATCAgagaacacacactggagagaaaccctatcaGTGTAATATGTGTGGTAAAGCCTTCAGTCAGAGGTCACCCCTGGTTGAACATCAGAGAACGCATACAAGAGTAAAGCCCTATGAATGCATTGATTGTGGGAGGGCCTTCAAAGACCATTCCGCTCTTACCaaacatgagaaaactcacactggagagaaaccctatgaatgtaaccACTGCAAAAAGGTCTTTAGCCAGCCGTGTCAACTTACTTGGCATCAGAGACTTCATACTAGAGAGAGATGTGACAaatgggggaaagctttcagttatAATGCATCCCTTATTCAACCTGAGAAAACTCATGATAAAGAAACTCCATGA
- the ZNF544 gene encoding zinc finger protein 544 isoform X2: METHLWRVPSQAPVTFEDVAVTFTLEEWGQLEPTQRTLYWEVTLETFEHLVSVGFLLSKPDVISKPEQEEYLKMVQQGLPQDYCTTVEKKESASEEDFAGEELSHGLEIKHCAWEEDSSSVSLGEVQDWRDHLGKHQQSLGQMVLTSDSLFAQGKHLTHEFGRNHSLNLSLLPQTLSTTTHFHKLDSQVKRLKQSSVFIDHQKVWINQKPCENLQNTKAFCQGIYLNKLAKSEAKNKPYEYTIGGESFNYDTSLHFHNGIFSVETSNECKEYGNLFNHSMSLSEHEPMRFGESHYASDECGNAFSESSCLVEMVESNPGETSFRCEEGPDIFHGTLSFPHYNVIQTGKKAFSCNQCGKSFRCTSKLVVHQRTHTGEKPYECIHCGKSFSQSYDLIVHQRTHTGEKPYECNQCEKSFTQSSKLIRHQRTHTGEKPYKCHECGKSFRWNSNLIVHQRIHTGEKPYECAHCGKSFSQSSAFVEHIKTHTGEKPYECNQCGKSFIQSSQLTRHLQVHTGEKPYKCNQCEKAFTWSSHLATHQRTHTGEKPFECNQCGKAFTVNSHLRSHQRIHSGQKPYECNECGKYFRQRSQLVVHQRTHTGEKPYKCSHCGRAFSQRYALIVHQRTHTGEKPYQCNMCGKAFSQRSPLVEHQRTHTRVKPYECIDCGRAFKDHSALTKHEKTHTGEKPYECNHCKKVFSQPCQLTWHQRLHTRERCDKWGKAFSYNASLIQPEKTHDKETP; encoded by the exons ATGGAAACTCACCTTTGGCGGGTCccatcccag GCACCTGTGACATTTGAGGATGTGGCTGTGACCTTCACCCTGGAGGAATGGGGGCAGCTGGAGCCCACCCAGAGGACCCTGTACTGGGAAGTGACTCTGGAGACCTTTGAGCACCTGGTCTCTGTGG GGTTTCTGCTTTCCAAACCTGATGTGATCTCCAAGCCGGAGCAAGAAGAATACCTGAAGATGGTGCAGCAGGGACTTCCCCAGG ACTACTGTACCACAGTTGAAAAGAAAGAGTCAGCTTCCGAAGAGGACTTTGCTGGGGAAGAGTTGTCCCACGGCTTGGAGATAAAACACTGTGCATGGGAAGAGGATTCATCGTCTGTATCATTAGGAGAGGTGCAGGATTGGAGGGACCACCTGGGGAAGCACCAGCAGTCTTTGGGTCAAATGGTACTCACCTCAGACAGTCTGTTTGCTCAAGGAAAACATCTTACGCATGAATTTGGGAGAAATCATAGTCTGAATTTAAGCCTTCTACCTCAGACATTATCTACAACAACACATTTCCATAAGCTAGATTCACAAGTTAAAAGGCTGAAACAGAGTTCGGTTTTCATTGATCATCAGAAAGTCTGGATAAATCAGAAGCCCTGTGAAAATCTTCAGAATACTAAAGCGTTCTGTCAGGGCATTTACTTGAATAAACTTGCAAAATCTGAAGCGAAAAATAAGCCTTATGAATATACTATCGGTGGTGAGTCTTTCAACTATGATACCTCCCTTCATTTTCATAATGGAATTTTTTCAGTGGAGACTAGTAATGAATGTAAGGAATATGGAAACCTCTTTAACCATAGCATGTCTCTcagtgaacatgagccaatgcgTTTTGGAGAAAGTCATTATGCTTCTGATGAATGCGGGAATGCCTTTTCTGAGAGTTCGTGCCTTGTAGAAATGGTAGAAAGCAATCCTGGAGAGACATCATTCAGATGTGAGGAGGGCCCTGACATCTTCCACGGCACCTTATCTTTTCCTCACTATAATGTCATTCAGACCGGAAAGAAGGCATTTTCATGTAATCAGTGTGGAAAGTCTTTCAGATGTACCTCTAAGCTCGTTGTACATCAGAggactcacactggagaaaagccCTATGAATGCATTCATTGTGGGAAATCTTTCAGCCAGAGCTATGACCTTATTGTACATCagagaactcatactggagagaaaccttatgaatgtaacCAATGTGAGAAGTCCTTCACCCAGAGTTCCAAACTTATTAGGCATCAGCGAACTCACACAGGAGAAAAACCATATAAATGTCATGAATGTGGAAAATCCTTCCGGTGGAACTCTAATCTTATTGTACATcaaagaattcatactggagagaagccGTATGAGTGTGCTCATTGTGGAAAGTCCTTCAGCCAAAGCTCTGCCTTTGTTGAACATATAAagactcacactggagagaaaccctatgaatgtaaccAGTGTGGGAAATCCTTTATTCAGAGCAGTCAGCTTACAAGGCATCTGCaagttcacactggagagaagccatatAAATGCAATCAGTGTGAAAAAGCCTTCACTTGGAGCTCTCACCTTGCTACTCATCagagaactcatactggagagaaaccttttgAATGTAATcagtgtgggaaagctttcactgTGAACTCTCACCTTCGTTCACATCAGAGAATTCATTCTGgacagaaaccatatgaatgcaaTGAATGTGGGAAATACTTCAGACAGCGATCTCAGCTTGTTGTGCATCAGCGAACTCACACTGGTGAGAAACCTTACAAATGCAGTCATTGTGGAAGAGCTTTCAGCCAGAGGTATGCCCTCATTGTGCATCAgagaacacacactggagagaaaccctatcaGTGTAATATGTGTGGTAAAGCCTTCAGTCAGAGGTCACCCCTGGTTGAACATCAGAGAACGCATACAAGAGTAAAGCCCTATGAATGCATTGATTGTGGGAGGGCCTTCAAAGACCATTCCGCTCTTACCaaacatgagaaaactcacactggagagaaaccctatgaatgtaaccACTGCAAAAAGGTCTTTAGCCAGCCGTGTCAACTTACTTGGCATCAGAGACTTCATACTAGAGAGAGATGTGACAaatgggggaaagctttcagttatAATGCATCCCTTATTCAACCTGAGAAAACTCATGATAAAGAAACTCCATGA